A single window of Sphingobacterium sp. ML3W DNA harbors:
- the rnc gene encoding ribonuclease III — protein MPFSRIYKLYFSSDKVYVRKLKNLLGFVPGNVRLYQMAFRHKSVAVLIKEGAKNSNERLEFLGDAILGSVVAELLFKKYPYKDEGFLTEMRSKIVSRAHLNQLSRKLGLNELIQFDARMISFPNKQGSLLGDAFEALIGAVYLDKGYVFTKNFLLNRIIKPHVDILLLEQTETNFKSRLIEWCQHNGKEVVFNQVENPPGESSKMFSVEAVVQGEVCGLGQDFNKKSAEKTAAEKACEYLKILELV, from the coding sequence ATGCCTTTCTCAAGGATTTATAAATTATATTTTTCTTCTGACAAAGTTTATGTCAGAAAGTTGAAGAACCTACTCGGTTTTGTCCCTGGAAACGTACGTCTTTATCAAATGGCCTTTAGGCATAAGTCTGTGGCTGTCTTGATTAAAGAGGGAGCGAAAAATAGTAACGAGCGACTGGAGTTTCTCGGCGATGCTATTTTGGGGTCTGTGGTAGCAGAATTACTATTTAAAAAATATCCTTATAAAGACGAAGGTTTCTTAACTGAAATGAGATCTAAAATTGTGAGTCGAGCACACCTCAATCAGCTTTCTCGAAAATTGGGTTTGAATGAACTGATACAATTTGATGCCAGAATGATTAGTTTCCCTAACAAACAAGGGTCTCTGCTAGGAGATGCATTTGAGGCACTGATAGGTGCTGTTTATTTGGATAAAGGTTATGTTTTCACTAAAAATTTCTTGTTAAATCGCATCATAAAACCACATGTTGATATTCTGCTATTAGAACAAACGGAAACTAATTTCAAAAGTCGCTTAATTGAGTGGTGCCAACATAATGGTAAAGAGGTTGTTTTTAATCAAGTCGAAAACCCGCCAGGAGAATCGAGTAAGATGTTTTCTGTGGAAGCCGTTGTTCAAGGTGAAGTATGTGGATTAGGGCAAGACTTTAATAAAAAGAGTGCCGAAAAAACTGCTGCAGAAAAGGCATGTGAATATTTAAAAATTTTAGAGCTTGTTTAA
- a CDS encoding CoA-binding protein — translation MKKTLIIGASTNPDRYSYKAALKLRKYGHDIVNIGLKKGEVAGVEIEKIGDIHQDIDTITLYVSANNQKSFYDYILATNPKRIIFNPGTENPELVGLAEKLGILTDNSCTLVLLSTGQY, via the coding sequence ATGAAAAAGACACTAATTATAGGTGCTAGTACTAACCCAGACCGATATTCGTATAAAGCTGCTCTTAAATTGAGGAAGTATGGACATGATATTGTCAATATAGGTTTAAAAAAGGGAGAGGTTGCTGGAGTGGAAATCGAAAAAATAGGTGATATACACCAAGATATAGATACGATTACGTTATATGTTAGCGCGAACAATCAGAAGAGTTTTTATGATTATATATTGGCAACCAATCCTAAACGGATTATTTTTAATCCTGGAACTGAAAATCCCGAATTAGTTGGGCTTGCTGAAAAATTGGGGATTCTGACCGACAATTCTTGTACTTTAGTGCTTTTAAGTACAGGTCAATACTAG
- the hisS gene encoding histidine--tRNA ligase: MAIVKPSLAKGTRDFSPAEMLKRNYIFNTLKCVFKKYGYSEIQTPSFENLQTLTGKYGDEGDKLIFKILNSGDYLSKAPENLLEAKSSTKLITHISEKALRYDLTVPFARYVVMHQNDISLPFKRFQIQPVWRADRPQRGRYREFYQCDVDVVGSDSLLNEAEFILIYHEALINLGLKDFTIKINNRKILSGIAEIIGKPELIVDMTVAIDKLDKIGLEGVNKELLERGFTTTDLDILRPIILLEGSNEEKLSALKDVLLNSEVGQEGIAEIEETFDYIKKLDTSEAVLTGFVEVDITLARGLNYYTGCIFEVKTNEVAMGSIGGGGRYDDLTGMFGLKGLTGAGVSFGADRIYDVLEELNLFPEDKGDFSKLLIVNFDKEIESYTLPLLNRLRQANIAVELYPTAAKLKKQMSYADSKGIPFVLLVGEEEVSTGKLSLKDMFSGDQIKMDEETLVNHLK, translated from the coding sequence ATGGCAATAGTAAAACCTTCTTTAGCTAAAGGCACCCGTGATTTTTCACCTGCTGAAATGCTTAAACGTAATTATATTTTTAATACTTTAAAATGCGTTTTTAAAAAATATGGTTATAGTGAAATTCAAACTCCTTCTTTTGAAAATTTACAGACACTTACTGGGAAGTATGGTGACGAAGGGGATAAGCTGATTTTTAAAATATTGAATTCGGGGGATTATTTGAGTAAAGCTCCAGAAAATCTCCTGGAAGCGAAATCTTCGACTAAGTTAATAACCCATATTTCTGAAAAGGCTCTTCGATATGATCTGACTGTACCCTTTGCAAGGTATGTAGTCATGCATCAGAATGATATTTCCTTGCCTTTTAAACGCTTTCAAATTCAACCTGTTTGGCGTGCAGATAGACCACAGCGAGGACGTTACCGTGAATTCTATCAATGTGATGTGGACGTGGTTGGCTCTGATAGCTTATTGAATGAGGCGGAATTTATCCTGATTTATCATGAAGCATTGATTAATCTGGGATTAAAGGACTTTACAATTAAAATCAACAACCGTAAAATCCTGTCTGGAATAGCTGAGATTATTGGTAAACCAGAACTAATTGTTGATATGACCGTTGCTATCGATAAATTGGATAAAATAGGTCTAGAAGGTGTGAATAAAGAGTTGTTGGAAAGAGGTTTTACAACAACTGATTTAGATATTTTACGCCCTATAATATTGTTAGAGGGTTCGAATGAGGAGAAGTTGTCTGCTTTGAAGGACGTGCTTTTAAATTCCGAAGTTGGTCAGGAGGGAATTGCTGAAATTGAAGAGACTTTTGACTATATCAAAAAGTTGGATACTTCTGAAGCAGTTTTAACTGGTTTTGTTGAGGTTGATATTACGCTAGCTCGTGGATTAAACTACTATACTGGTTGTATTTTTGAGGTGAAAACTAATGAAGTAGCCATGGGCAGTATTGGCGGCGGGGGACGATATGATGACTTGACAGGTATGTTTGGCTTAAAGGGCTTAACAGGAGCTGGTGTTTCATTTGGTGCCGATAGAATATATGACGTTTTGGAAGAGTTGAATTTGTTCCCTGAAGATAAGGGGGATTTTAGTAAGCTACTTATTGTGAATTTCGATAAAGAAATTGAATCTTATACTTTGCCACTATTGAATCGTTTACGTCAAGCAAATATTGCCGTCGAACTTTACCCAACTGCTGCGAAATTAAAAAAACAGATGAGCTATGCCGATAGTAAAGGCATTCCTTTTGTTTTATTGGTCGGGGAAGAAGAAGTGTCTACAGGGAAACTTTCATTGAAAGATATGTTTTCAGGAGATCAAATAAAAATGGATGAAGAGACTTTGGTCAATCACTTGAAATAA
- the pdhA gene encoding pyruvate dehydrogenase (acetyl-transferring) E1 component subunit alpha, with the protein MSSTPITKETYLEWYRSMLLMRKFEEKTGQLYGQQKIRGFCHLYIGQEAVVAGTMSVIKPEDSLITAYRDHAHALAKGVSANACMAEMFGKATGCSKGKGGSMHFFSKEHKMMGGHGIVGGQIPLGAGIAFAEKYLGTNNVNVCYMGDGAVRQGAFNESLNMAMLWKLPVIFVCENNGYAMGTSVQRTTNMQDIYKMGLGFDMPCAPVDGMDVVAVHNAMDEAVQRARAGEGPTFLEIRTYRYKGHSMSDPAKYRTKEELEEYKGRDPLLATKHAIVENNYADEAWFAEVDAEVKSIVDESVKFAEESPFPTVDELYKDVYVQEDYPFILD; encoded by the coding sequence ATGAGTTCAACACCTATAACAAAAGAGACATATTTAGAGTGGTATAGATCTATGCTACTTATGCGTAAGTTTGAAGAAAAAACAGGTCAACTTTATGGACAACAAAAAATCCGTGGTTTCTGTCACTTGTACATTGGACAAGAGGCAGTGGTAGCGGGAACGATGTCTGTTATCAAACCTGAAGATTCTTTAATTACTGCCTATCGTGATCACGCACATGCTTTAGCAAAAGGTGTGTCTGCAAATGCATGTATGGCTGAGATGTTTGGAAAAGCAACTGGTTGTTCAAAAGGTAAAGGTGGATCTATGCACTTTTTCTCTAAAGAACATAAGATGATGGGTGGCCACGGAATAGTTGGTGGTCAAATTCCATTAGGTGCTGGTATCGCTTTTGCTGAAAAATATTTGGGTACTAATAATGTTAACGTATGTTACATGGGTGATGGTGCTGTTCGTCAGGGTGCTTTTAATGAATCTTTGAATATGGCGATGCTGTGGAAATTACCTGTAATTTTTGTTTGTGAAAACAATGGTTACGCAATGGGTACTTCTGTACAACGTACAACCAATATGCAAGATATTTATAAAATGGGTTTAGGCTTTGATATGCCTTGTGCTCCTGTAGATGGTATGGACGTAGTTGCTGTTCATAATGCAATGGATGAAGCTGTTCAACGCGCACGTGCTGGAGAAGGTCCTACTTTCTTAGAAATTCGTACTTACCGTTATAAAGGTCACTCGATGTCCGATCCTGCTAAATACCGTACGAAAGAAGAATTAGAAGAATATAAAGGTCGTGACCCATTATTAGCGACTAAGCATGCAATTGTTGAAAACAATTATGCTGATGAAGCATGGTTTGCTGAGGTGGACGCAGAAGTGAAAAGCATCGTAGATGAGTCTGTTAAATTTGCTGAGGAGTCTCCTTTTCCAACAGTAGATGAATTGTACAAAGATGTGTACGTTCAAGAAGATTATCCATTTATATTAGATTAA
- a CDS encoding serine hydrolase domain-containing protein yields the protein MKLYIIQGLVATLIATTISCSSKEEKKQQAFVEQAKTDSLKLIYNPADADPKIDAFMQNLHKKSGFNGNVLIAKNGKILYQNSFGWANYLLKDSLKIDSKFELASVSKPMTGIGILKLVEEGKLSLDQTINDFYPDFPYTDITIKQLLSHRSGLPNYVYFSDEHWKEKKKGMSNQDVMRMLTEFKPNRYGKPDGKFFYNNSNFMVLAAIIEKVTKQSYAEWMKENVFMPAGMTNTVALSKAIYEKIPTDVVGHDKVWRRSVVQNFQDGPMGDKGIYSTVRDLYKLDLALSEGRLLKKETLDSAYVDRAKSKNGIFGYGLGWRTFHHRDDVMIYHTGWWHGFRNLYVRDIKNNITIVLLSNMANGSLVKLDELYKILGMPILRKGAYNDAGNAADDV from the coding sequence GTGAAATTATATATAATACAAGGTCTTGTTGCAACTCTTATAGCAACAACTATATCGTGCAGCTCCAAAGAAGAAAAAAAGCAACAAGCATTTGTTGAACAGGCTAAAACAGATAGTCTAAAGCTTATTTATAACCCTGCTGATGCGGATCCAAAAATAGACGCATTTATGCAAAATTTGCATAAGAAATCTGGTTTTAACGGTAATGTTTTAATAGCTAAAAATGGAAAAATTTTATATCAAAATTCATTTGGTTGGGCTAATTACCTTTTAAAAGATAGCTTGAAGATTGATTCAAAATTTGAGCTCGCTTCTGTTTCGAAACCGATGACTGGTATAGGTATATTAAAATTGGTTGAGGAAGGTAAATTAAGCTTAGATCAAACAATTAATGATTTTTATCCAGATTTTCCATATACCGATATTACGATAAAACAATTGTTATCACATCGTTCTGGATTACCCAATTATGTTTACTTTTCTGATGAGCATTGGAAAGAAAAAAAGAAAGGGATGAGCAATCAAGATGTTATGCGAATGCTGACAGAGTTCAAACCGAATCGCTATGGTAAACCTGATGGTAAATTTTTTTATAATAACTCAAACTTTATGGTTTTGGCGGCTATTATTGAAAAGGTAACAAAGCAGAGCTATGCAGAATGGATGAAAGAAAATGTCTTTATGCCAGCTGGTATGACTAATACGGTAGCGCTATCAAAAGCAATATATGAAAAAATTCCTACGGATGTTGTTGGTCATGATAAAGTGTGGAGACGATCTGTTGTGCAGAATTTCCAAGATGGTCCCATGGGGGATAAAGGTATTTATAGTACGGTAAGGGATCTTTACAAACTTGATTTGGCTTTAAGCGAGGGACGATTACTGAAGAAGGAGACTTTAGACTCTGCTTATGTGGATCGTGCTAAGTCTAAGAATGGAATCTTTGGATATGGATTAGGTTGGCGTACTTTTCATCATCGTGACGATGTTATGATATATCATACTGGATGGTGGCATGGATTTCGTAATCTTTATGTTAGGGATATAAAAAATAATATTACGATTGTCTTGCTTTCTAATATGGCCAATGGTAGCTTGGTGAAATTGGATGAACTTTACAAAATATTAGGTATGCCAATATTGAGAAAGGGCGCATACAATGATGCCGGTAATGCAGCTGATGATGTTTAA
- a CDS encoding 2-oxo acid dehydrogenase subunit E2, which produces MAEVVRMPKMSDTMTEGVIAKWHKQVGDKVNSGDLVAEIETDKATMDFESYQEGTLLYIGPKEGEAVAIDAIIAILGEPGEDFQSLLSDAPQVVAEVEKKEEVSTSSDTAIAPQSDVTPESLGVTVITMPLLSDTMTEGVIAQWNFKVGDTIKSDDSIADVETDKATMEVTAYADGTLLYVGLEAGEAAKVNDIIAIVGPAGTDVTPLLNQKTAVTQPAATEVKEEAKVESGGSVENKASDVIDDSRVKASPLARKIAKDKGINLNDVKGSADGGRIVKKDVESYAPAAKSAPVSAASTAVATETKAISLPSYVGEERYTEVAVSQMRKTIARRLGESLFTAPHFYLTVSIDMENAMLARTQINEVAPVKVSFNDIVVKAVAVALKKHPAVNSSWKGDKIRFNEHTNIGVAMAVEDGLLVPVVRFADGKSLSHISAEVKDFAQKAKTKKLTPADWEGSTFTVSNLGMFGIDEFTSIINSPDGAILSVGAIQQVPVVKNGAVVPGNVMKLTLGCDHRVVDGANGAQFLQTLKALLENPVRLLA; this is translated from the coding sequence ATGGCTGAAGTAGTTAGAATGCCGAAAATGAGCGATACCATGACTGAAGGGGTCATCGCTAAATGGCACAAACAAGTTGGTGATAAAGTTAATTCTGGTGATTTAGTTGCAGAAATCGAAACGGATAAAGCAACAATGGATTTTGAATCATACCAAGAAGGTACTCTTTTATATATTGGTCCAAAAGAAGGTGAAGCAGTGGCAATTGATGCTATTATAGCTATTCTTGGTGAACCGGGTGAAGATTTTCAATCATTATTAAGTGATGCGCCTCAAGTGGTTGCTGAAGTAGAGAAAAAAGAAGAGGTTTCGACTTCTTCTGATACTGCAATAGCTCCACAATCAGATGTTACTCCTGAATCATTGGGTGTAACAGTGATTACGATGCCTTTGCTAAGCGACACGATGACTGAAGGTGTTATAGCACAATGGAATTTTAAAGTTGGTGATACCATAAAGTCTGATGATTCAATCGCTGATGTAGAGACAGACAAAGCAACAATGGAGGTGACGGCTTATGCTGATGGCACATTGTTATATGTTGGTCTTGAAGCGGGGGAAGCTGCAAAAGTAAATGATATCATTGCGATTGTAGGTCCGGCAGGTACTGATGTAACACCATTGTTAAATCAAAAAACGGCAGTTACGCAACCAGCAGCTACAGAGGTAAAAGAGGAAGCTAAAGTTGAGTCAGGTGGTTCAGTGGAAAATAAAGCCTCTGATGTAATTGACGATTCAAGAGTAAAAGCTTCTCCTTTAGCGCGTAAAATAGCTAAAGATAAAGGGATTAATTTGAACGATGTTAAAGGTTCTGCTGATGGCGGACGTATCGTGAAAAAAGATGTTGAATCTTACGCGCCTGCGGCCAAATCAGCTCCAGTTAGTGCAGCATCTACTGCAGTTGCTACTGAAACAAAAGCGATTTCTTTGCCTTCTTACGTAGGAGAAGAAAGATATACTGAAGTTGCTGTCTCTCAAATGCGTAAAACGATTGCTCGTCGTTTAGGTGAAAGCTTATTCACAGCTCCACATTTCTACTTAACTGTAAGTATTGATATGGAAAATGCGATGCTTGCGCGTACGCAAATCAATGAAGTAGCGCCAGTTAAAGTTTCATTCAATGATATTGTAGTTAAGGCGGTAGCGGTTGCTTTGAAAAAACACCCTGCAGTAAACTCTTCTTGGAAAGGGGATAAGATTCGTTTTAATGAGCATACGAATATAGGTGTCGCGATGGCTGTTGAAGATGGTTTATTAGTTCCTGTTGTTCGTTTTGCTGATGGTAAATCTTTATCTCATATTTCAGCAGAAGTTAAAGATTTTGCACAAAAAGCTAAAACAAAGAAATTGACTCCAGCTGACTGGGAAGGATCTACTTTTACGGTTTCAAATTTAGGTATGTTTGGTATTGATGAGTTTACATCAATCATTAACTCTCCTGATGGTGCAATTTTATCTGTAGGCGCAATCCAACAGGTGCCTGTTGTTAAGAATGGTGCAGTTGTTCCAGGAAATGTTATGAAATTGACTTTAGGTTGCGATCACCGTGTAGTTGATGGTGCTAACGGAGCTCAGTTTTTACAAACACTTAAAGCTTTATTGGAAAATCCAGTAAGATTACTGGCATAA